In the Pseudonocardia cypriaca genome, one interval contains:
- a CDS encoding TetR/AcrR family transcriptional regulator — protein MRLFRTRGYEETTVDDIAAAAGVGRRTFFRYFPSKEDAISPDHEVGLARSRRCSPPPIPPSRRRCSSCERARTVFQLYADDPELSVERFRLTHEVAALRDRESARVDHYRRLFTRRLRERFAGEPDGDLRAAVTGAAVVAAHNLALRAWLASGGRPDQLDDCRARFRKVVDMLPGEPAREEPALQGVTERLEAAVARLERRA, from the coding sequence GTGCGGCTGTTCCGCACCCGCGGCTACGAGGAGACGACGGTCGACGACATCGCCGCAGCGGCCGGCGTTGGGCGGCGGACGTTCTTCCGCTACTTCCCCAGCAAGGAAGACGCGATCTCGCCCGACCACGAGGTCGGCCTCGCGCGATCGCGGAGGTGTTCGCCACCGCCCATCCCACCGAGCCGACGGCGATGCTCGTCGTGCGAGCGGGCGAGGACCGTCTTCCAGCTGTACGCCGACGATCCCGAGCTCTCCGTGGAGCGCTTCCGCCTCACGCACGAGGTGGCGGCGCTGCGCGACCGCGAGTCGGCCCGGGTGGACCACTACCGCCGCCTGTTCACCCGGCGGCTGCGGGAGCGCTTCGCCGGCGAGCCGGACGGCGACCTGCGCGCGGCGGTGACCGGCGCCGCGGTCGTGGCCGCCCACAACCTCGCGCTGCGCGCCTGGCTCGCAAGCGGCGGCCGGCCCGACCAGCTGGACGACTGCCGCGCCCGGTTCCGCAAGGTCGTCGACATGCTGCCGGGCGAGCCCGCCCGCGAGGAGCCGGCGTTGCAGGGCGTGACGGAGCGGCTGGAGGCGGCCGTCGCGCGGCTGGAACGCCGGGCCTGA
- a CDS encoding DUF7455 domain-containing protein: MNIADALPVLTRQDRCDRCRATAQVRAVLPAGNDLLFCEHHARKHAPRLREIGALLSPEP, from the coding sequence GTGAACATCGCCGATGCGCTGCCCGTTCTCACCCGGCAGGACCGGTGCGACCGGTGCCGGGCCACAGCCCAGGTACGTGCGGTGCTGCCGGCCGGCAACGACCTCCTGTTCTGCGAGCACCACGCCCGCAAGCACGCGCCCCGGCTCCGCGAGATCGGCGCGCTGCTCTCACCGGAACCCTGA
- the purE gene encoding 5-(carboxyamino)imidazole ribonucleotide mutase, with amino-acid sequence MRASRTHSDAQVGVIMGSDSDWRVMQAAGKALAEFEVPYEVGVYSAHRTPQRMLDYAASAAERGLRVVIAGAGGAAHLPGMVAAATPLPVIGVPVPLAQLDGLDSLLSIVQMPAGVPVATVAVGGARNAGLLAVRILAAGDAGLRERMVRFQADLADSVLAKDAALRSAATEK; translated from the coding sequence GTGCGGGCTTCTCGAACACATTCTGACGCGCAGGTCGGCGTGATCATGGGCAGCGACTCGGACTGGCGCGTCATGCAGGCAGCAGGCAAGGCGCTCGCCGAGTTCGAGGTGCCCTACGAGGTGGGCGTCTACTCCGCGCACCGCACGCCGCAGCGCATGCTCGACTACGCCGCGAGCGCGGCGGAGCGGGGCCTGCGCGTGGTGATCGCCGGTGCCGGGGGAGCGGCGCACCTGCCCGGGATGGTCGCGGCCGCCACCCCGCTGCCGGTGATCGGCGTGCCGGTGCCGCTCGCCCAGCTCGACGGCCTCGACTCGCTGCTCTCGATCGTCCAGATGCCCGCGGGCGTGCCGGTCGCGACCGTGGCCGTCGGCGGGGCGCGGAACGCGGGGCTGCTCGCCGTCCGCATCCTCGCGGCGGGCGACGCCGGCCTGCGCGAGCGGATGGTGCGCTTCCAAGCGGACCTCGCCGACTCCGTGCTGGCCAAGGACGCCGCGCTGCGCTCCGCGGCCACCGAGAAGTGA
- a CDS encoding 5-(carboxyamino)imidazole ribonucleotide synthase, translating into MDASPVARRPIVGMVGAGQLARMTHQAAIALGQSLRVLAADPADPAALVCADVHAGVPTDLPALRAFARGCSAVTFDHEQVPQENLRALVDAGVPVHPGPDALLHAQDKLVMRRRLAGLGLVGPAFSEVHQPGEVAAFAAEHGWPVVLKAARGGYDGRGVWLLRGPEPDLVAELLAAGTPLLVEEAVPMRRELAALVARSPFGQAAAWPVVETVQEDGQCVQVLAPAPGLDDAVAAQAQEMALRIAAELGVTGLLAVELFERTDGALVVNELAMRPHNSGHWTIEGSRTSQFEQHLRAVLDYPLGTTTPTAPAVVMANVLGAARSPAMSMDERVHHLFARFPDVKVHLYGKAERPARKVGHVTVLGDDMAAVRSRAALAAAWLSTGEWPDGWSPHTGTYEREVQRA; encoded by the coding sequence GTGGACGCCTCCCCAGTCGCGCGCCGGCCGATCGTCGGGATGGTCGGCGCGGGGCAGCTCGCACGCATGACGCACCAGGCCGCCATCGCGCTCGGCCAGTCGCTTCGCGTGCTCGCGGCCGACCCGGCCGACCCCGCTGCGCTCGTGTGCGCCGACGTGCACGCCGGCGTGCCCACCGACCTGCCGGCCCTACGCGCGTTCGCCCGCGGCTGCTCGGCGGTGACCTTCGACCACGAGCAGGTGCCGCAGGAGAACCTGCGCGCACTGGTCGACGCCGGGGTGCCCGTCCACCCCGGCCCGGACGCCCTGCTGCACGCCCAGGACAAGCTCGTGATGCGCCGCAGGCTCGCCGGGCTCGGCCTCGTCGGACCGGCGTTCAGCGAGGTGCACCAGCCGGGCGAGGTCGCGGCGTTCGCCGCCGAGCACGGCTGGCCGGTGGTGCTCAAGGCCGCGCGTGGCGGGTACGACGGTCGCGGCGTCTGGCTGCTGCGCGGCCCGGAGCCCGACCTCGTCGCCGAGCTGTTGGCGGCCGGCACACCGCTGCTCGTCGAGGAGGCCGTGCCGATGCGCAGGGAGCTGGCCGCGCTCGTCGCCAGGTCCCCGTTCGGTCAAGCCGCAGCCTGGCCGGTGGTGGAGACCGTGCAGGAGGACGGCCAGTGCGTGCAGGTGCTCGCGCCTGCGCCGGGCCTCGACGACGCCGTCGCGGCGCAGGCGCAGGAGATGGCGCTGCGGATCGCCGCCGAGCTGGGGGTGACCGGCCTGCTGGCCGTGGAGCTCTTCGAGCGGACCGACGGGGCGCTGGTCGTCAACGAGCTGGCGATGCGCCCGCACAACTCCGGGCACTGGACGATCGAGGGCTCCCGCACGTCGCAGTTCGAGCAGCACCTGCGCGCGGTGCTGGACTACCCGCTCGGCACCACCACGCCGACGGCGCCCGCCGTGGTCATGGCCAACGTGCTCGGTGCCGCGCGGTCGCCCGCGATGTCGATGGACGAGCGGGTGCACCACCTTTTCGCGCGGTTCCCCGATGTGAAGGTGCACCTGTACGGGAAGGCCGAGCGGCCGGCCCGCAAGGTCGGGCACGTCACCGTGCTCGGCGACGACATGGCCGCGGTTCGGTCGCGTGCGGCGCTGGCCGCGGCGTGGCTGTCCACCGGCGAGTGGCCGGACGGCTGGTCGCCGCACACCGGCACTTACGAACGGGAGGTGCAGCGTGCTTGA
- a CDS encoding GtrA family protein encodes MSVVESALAIIPQPYRDIAIKHRELVKFAFVGGTTWVIDTVVFLLLKSTVLAEKPLTAKVIAVLVATIVSYVLNREWSFRTRGGRERHHEAALFFLVSGVGVAVYSAPLAISRYVFHLSVPEVSLLTQEIADFVSGQIIGVLIGMAFRWWAFRRFVFPDEDVRRRVPAG; translated from the coding sequence GTGTCCGTTGTCGAGTCGGCGCTCGCGATCATCCCGCAGCCCTACCGCGACATCGCCATCAAGCACCGTGAGCTCGTGAAGTTCGCCTTCGTCGGCGGCACGACGTGGGTGATCGACACCGTCGTGTTCCTGCTGCTCAAGTCCACGGTGCTGGCTGAGAAACCACTCACGGCCAAGGTCATCGCCGTGCTGGTGGCGACGATCGTGTCGTACGTGCTGAACCGGGAGTGGTCCTTCCGCACCCGCGGTGGCCGGGAGCGCCACCACGAGGCGGCGCTGTTCTTCCTCGTCAGCGGTGTCGGCGTGGCCGTCTACTCGGCTCCCCTCGCGATCTCGCGTTATGTGTTCCACCTCTCGGTGCCCGAGGTGAGCCTGCTCACCCAGGAGATCGCCGACTTCGTCAGCGGGCAGATCATCGGGGTGCTCATCGGGATGGCGTTCCGCTGGTGGGCCTTCCGCCGCTTCGTCTTCCCGGACGAGGACGTCCGCCGCCGGGTGCCGGCCGGCTAG
- a CDS encoding ATP-binding protein: MRRRILQSTLLVVAITALVLGGPLAITTWRLVEDIHRADLLSRLEQVAARLDIAGATIDRAAIELAVPAGGRLVLQRAGEPDQVVGAEVGDDPVSESLPFAPGDVLVMQEPLQLMRTEQLQVTAVVLLLVVLSVGTGAVVATVTARRLAEPLRGVADRAARLGAGDFRAVPGRHGIPELDRVSDVLDTSAVALADLLQRERALVGDVSHQLRSRLTALQLRLDELAAHPDPTARSEALAALEQAERLTEVLDELLAAARVARAAGAEPQDLREMLGAVAEEWRPTLKAKGRSIKVRVPDGLLARVTPARIREAVGALLDNAIQHGSGTVTLSARTAESSLLVEVTDAGAGVPEELVPHVFDRGVSVGSSTGIGLALARALVEADGGRLELSRPRPPIFTIFLPAARADDVVAAAPRRSATPR; the protein is encoded by the coding sequence GTGCGCAGGCGAATCCTGCAGTCCACGTTGCTCGTGGTCGCCATCACGGCCCTCGTGCTCGGTGGGCCCCTCGCGATCACCACGTGGCGGCTGGTCGAGGACATCCACCGCGCCGACCTGCTGTCCCGCCTCGAGCAGGTCGCGGCGCGGCTGGACATCGCGGGCGCGACGATCGACCGCGCGGCCATCGAGCTCGCCGTGCCGGCAGGCGGACGGCTCGTCCTGCAGCGCGCAGGCGAACCCGACCAGGTCGTGGGGGCGGAGGTGGGGGACGACCCGGTCTCCGAGTCGCTGCCGTTCGCACCGGGGGACGTGCTCGTCATGCAGGAGCCGTTGCAGCTGATGCGCACGGAGCAGCTGCAGGTGACGGCCGTGGTGCTGCTCCTCGTCGTGCTGTCGGTCGGCACCGGGGCGGTGGTCGCGACCGTCACGGCGCGACGGCTGGCCGAACCGCTGCGCGGGGTGGCCGACCGGGCGGCCCGGCTGGGGGCGGGCGACTTCCGCGCGGTGCCCGGCCGGCACGGGATCCCCGAGCTGGACCGCGTGTCGGACGTGCTCGACACCTCCGCCGTCGCGCTCGCCGACCTGCTGCAGCGGGAGCGGGCGCTCGTCGGCGACGTGTCCCACCAGCTGCGCAGCCGCCTCACGGCGCTGCAACTGCGGCTGGACGAGCTCGCAGCCCATCCGGACCCGACGGCACGCAGCGAGGCGCTCGCCGCGCTGGAGCAGGCCGAGCGGCTCACGGAGGTGCTCGACGAGCTGCTGGCGGCCGCGCGGGTGGCGCGCGCCGCGGGCGCCGAGCCGCAGGACCTGCGGGAGATGCTCGGCGCCGTCGCGGAGGAGTGGCGACCTACGCTCAAGGCGAAGGGCCGATCGATCAAGGTCCGCGTGCCGGACGGCCTGCTCGCCCGCGTGACCCCGGCCCGCATCCGCGAGGCGGTCGGCGCGCTGCTCGACAACGCCATCCAGCACGGGTCCGGCACGGTCACGCTCAGCGCGCGGACGGCCGAGAGCAGCCTGCTGGTGGAGGTCACCGACGCGGGCGCAGGCGTGCCCGAGGAACTCGTGCCGCACGTGTTCGACCGCGGGGTGTCGGTCGGGTCGTCCACCGGCATCGGGCTCGCGCTCGCGCGTGCGCTGGTGGAGGCCGACGGCGGCCGGCTGGAGCTGTCGAGGCCCCGGCCACCGATCTTCACGATCTTCCTGCCGGCGGCCCGGGCGGACGACGTGGTGGCGGCGGCACCCCGCCGATCGGCGACGCCTCGTTAG
- a CDS encoding response regulator transcription factor, translating into MAAPARVEVATDGAAALERVRRGQVDLLVLDLGLPGMDGLEVCRRVRLDDPDLPVLMLTARTDEVDFVVGLDAGADDYVGKPFRLAELLARVRALLRRLTPEAVEVGGVRMELSGRRVLVDGAEVGLANKEFELLRVLLLRAGQVVTREEILREVWNDPDMKTSKTLDMHMSWLRRKIGGERRIATVRGVGFRFNHD; encoded by the coding sequence CTGGCCGCGCCCGCACGCGTCGAGGTCGCCACCGACGGCGCCGCCGCGCTCGAGCGCGTGCGGCGCGGCCAGGTGGACCTGCTCGTGCTCGACCTGGGCCTGCCCGGGATGGACGGCCTCGAGGTCTGCCGGCGCGTGCGCCTCGACGATCCGGACCTCCCGGTGCTGATGCTCACCGCCCGCACCGACGAGGTCGACTTCGTCGTCGGCCTGGACGCGGGCGCCGACGACTACGTGGGCAAGCCGTTCCGGCTGGCCGAGCTGCTCGCCCGCGTGCGGGCCCTGCTGCGCCGCCTCACCCCCGAGGCGGTCGAGGTGGGTGGCGTGCGGATGGAGCTCTCCGGCCGTCGCGTGCTCGTCGACGGCGCCGAGGTGGGGCTCGCCAACAAGGAGTTCGAGCTGCTGCGGGTGCTGCTCCTGCGCGCCGGTCAGGTCGTCACGCGGGAGGAGATCCTGCGCGAGGTCTGGAACGACCCGGACATGAAGACCTCCAAGACGCTCGACATGCACATGTCGTGGCTGCGCCGCAAGATCGGCGGTGAGCGCCGGATCGCCACGGTGCGCGGCGTCGGCTTCCGCTTCAACCACGACTGA
- a CDS encoding TetR family transcriptional regulator translates to MTGATRRGRSPEGRAEVRRDLVAAAVRLFRTRGYEETTVDDIAAAAGVGRRTFFRYFPSKEDAISPDHEVGLARIAEVFATAHPTEPTAMLVVRAGETVFQLYADDPELSVERFRLTHEVAALRDRESARVDHYRRLFTRRLRERFAGEPDGDLRAAVTGAAVVAAHNLALRAWLASGGRPDQLDDCRARFRKVVDMLPGEPAREEPALQGVTERLEAAVARLERRA, encoded by the coding sequence ATGACTGGCGCCACTCGCCGCGGCCGCTCCCCCGAGGGCCGGGCCGAGGTCCGGCGCGATCTGGTCGCGGCCGCCGTGCGGCTGTTCCGCACCCGCGGCTACGAGGAGACGACGGTCGACGACATCGCCGCAGCGGCCGGCGTTGGGCGGCGGACGTTCTTCCGCTACTTCCCCAGCAAGGAAGACGCGATCTCGCCCGACCACGAGGTCGGCCTCGCGCGGATCGCGGAGGTGTTCGCCACCGCCCATCCCACCGAGCCGACGGCGATGCTCGTCGTGCGAGCGGGCGAGACCGTCTTCCAGCTGTACGCCGACGATCCCGAGCTCTCCGTGGAGCGCTTCCGCCTCACGCACGAGGTGGCGGCGCTGCGCGACCGCGAGTCGGCCCGGGTGGACCACTACCGCCGCCTGTTCACCCGGCGGCTGCGGGAGCGCTTCGCCGGCGAGCCGGACGGCGACCTGCGCGCGGCGGTGACCGGCGCCGCGGTCGTGGCCGCCCACAACCTCGCGCTGCGCGCCTGGCTCGCAAGCGGCGGCCGGCCCGACCAGCTGGACGACTGCCGCGCCCGGTTCCGCAAGGTCGTCGACATGCTGCCGGGCGAGCCCGCCCGCGAGGAGCCGGCGTTGCAGGGCGTGACGGAGCGGCTGGAGGCGGCCGTCGCGCGGCTGGAACGCCGGGCCTGA
- a CDS encoding acyl-CoA dehydrogenase gives MNPDFETYRLGDEHEALREAVRALAEKEIAPHAAEVDDQARFPVEAQKALVKAGFQAVTIPEEYGGQGADELAGCIVIEEVARVCASSSLIPAVNGLGLTPILLSASDELKRQVLPSIAAGDAMISYALSEREAGSDAAAMKTRARRDGDSWVLNGTKCWITNAGESTWYTVMAVTDPEKGARGISAFVVHRDDPGFEVGPKERKLGINGSPTREIYFQDCRIPADRIIGAEGTGFKTALATLDHTRPTIGAQAVGIAQGALDAATAYVKERKQFGKAVGEFQGVQFMLADMAMKVEAARQLVYVATSRAERGEPNLGFISSAAKCFASDTAMSVTTDAVQLLGGYGYTKDFPVERMMRDAKITQIYEGTNQIQRMVMARALLK, from the coding sequence ATGAACCCCGACTTCGAGACCTACCGGCTCGGCGACGAGCACGAGGCGCTGCGCGAGGCGGTCCGGGCGCTCGCGGAGAAGGAGATCGCGCCGCACGCGGCGGAGGTCGACGACCAGGCCCGCTTCCCGGTGGAGGCGCAGAAGGCCCTGGTCAAGGCGGGGTTCCAGGCCGTCACCATCCCGGAGGAGTACGGCGGGCAGGGCGCCGACGAGCTGGCGGGCTGCATTGTGATCGAGGAGGTGGCGCGGGTCTGCGCCTCGTCCTCGCTGATCCCGGCCGTCAACGGGCTGGGGCTGACGCCGATCCTGCTGTCGGCGTCCGACGAGCTGAAGCGCCAGGTACTGCCGTCGATCGCGGCGGGCGACGCGATGATCAGCTATGCGCTGTCGGAGCGCGAGGCCGGCTCGGACGCCGCGGCGATGAAGACCCGCGCCCGCCGTGACGGCGACTCCTGGGTCCTGAACGGCACCAAGTGCTGGATCACCAACGCGGGCGAGTCCACCTGGTACACGGTGATGGCCGTGACCGACCCGGAGAAGGGGGCCAGGGGGATCTCCGCGTTCGTCGTGCACCGCGACGACCCCGGCTTCGAGGTGGGGCCGAAGGAGCGCAAGCTCGGCATCAACGGCTCGCCCACCCGCGAGATCTACTTCCAGGACTGCCGCATCCCGGCCGACCGCATCATCGGGGCCGAGGGCACCGGCTTCAAGACCGCCCTCGCCACGCTCGACCACACCCGCCCGACGATCGGCGCGCAGGCCGTCGGCATCGCGCAGGGCGCGCTCGACGCCGCCACCGCGTACGTCAAGGAGCGCAAGCAGTTCGGCAAGGCCGTCGGCGAGTTCCAGGGCGTCCAGTTCATGCTGGCCGACATGGCGATGAAGGTGGAGGCGGCCCGCCAGCTCGTGTACGTCGCCACCTCGCGCGCCGAGCGCGGCGAGCCGAACCTCGGGTTCATCTCCAGCGCCGCCAAGTGCTTCGCCTCCGACACCGCGATGAGCGTCACCACCGACGCCGTGCAGCTGCTGGGCGGCTACGGCTACACGAAGGACTTCCCGGTGGAGCGGATGATGCGCGACGCGAAGATCACCCAGATCTACGAGGGGACGAACCAGATCCAGCGGATGGTGATGGCGCGGGCCCTGCTCAAGTGA
- a CDS encoding GrpB family protein: protein MDYEPSWPVRAQRLLDEVRTALTPLARSSAFGYEHIGSTAVPELAAKPIIDLQVQMPSLPPPDELAELLAPTGFVPAHGARPDSPGVHRDIPRPGDPTDAALYEKRLLHDPERAAILHIRRADSPFAQFVVLFRDWLRNNPDQADAYQETKRRLARQHAGDPDYDDYTRSKSAFLDETHDEMRAWARTQASRPHLT, encoded by the coding sequence GTGGACTACGAGCCGAGCTGGCCGGTCCGTGCCCAACGGCTGCTCGACGAGGTGAGGACGGCACTCACACCTCTTGCCCGCTCCAGCGCCTTCGGCTACGAGCACATCGGGTCGACGGCCGTGCCTGAACTCGCGGCGAAGCCCATCATCGATCTGCAGGTGCAGATGCCGTCGCTGCCGCCACCGGACGAACTCGCGGAGCTCTTGGCACCCACCGGCTTCGTGCCCGCACACGGGGCTCGGCCGGACTCACCAGGCGTCCACCGGGATATCCCACGGCCGGGCGACCCGACTGACGCCGCGCTCTACGAGAAGCGCCTCCTCCACGACCCGGAACGTGCGGCGATCCTGCACATCCGCCGCGCGGACTCACCCTTCGCGCAGTTCGTCGTGCTCTTCCGCGACTGGCTCCGCAACAACCCCGATCAGGCGGACGCCTACCAGGAGACCAAGCGGCGCCTGGCCCGACAGCACGCCGGCGATCCGGACTACGACGACTACACGCGCTCCAAGTCCGCGTTCCTGGACGAGACGCACGACGAGATGCGGGCGTGGGCGCGGACACAGGCGTCGCGGCCACACCTCACTTGA
- a CDS encoding alpha/beta hydrolase, producing MSDVATVERPPLGIRLLQVLRKDPDWSAMTAEELIAFRDAENRRRASRLIRVITGIPDRDATIRWQEVVLPDRGLRVRVYRPSAGGTGRPLVIHVHGGGFVGTAVQSDWVNSHLAARLPAVVVSVEHRLLDARTPLAAAVDDGWDVLRHVVGHAAEWGVDPARTAVFGESAGSTIIALAAIRARDCGMPLRAQVLVNPCADLTPAMFDHASITRYADSPTLTVAQMELFQRLAVPPGTDPLALSPLHADDLSGLAPALVVVPTLDPVADHGRRYAERLREEGTPARLTEHAGAPHAFLSMPGLVPQAKAARAEIVDFLRGRLVA from the coding sequence ATGAGCGACGTCGCCACCGTGGAACGGCCGCCACTGGGCATCCGGCTGCTGCAGGTCCTGCGGAAGGATCCGGACTGGTCGGCGATGACGGCCGAGGAGCTGATCGCCTTCCGCGACGCGGAGAACCGGAGGCGCGCCTCCCGCCTGATCAGGGTGATCACCGGCATCCCGGACCGGGACGCCACGATCCGCTGGCAGGAGGTGGTGCTGCCCGACCGCGGGCTCCGGGTCCGGGTGTACCGCCCGTCCGCTGGTGGCACGGGCCGGCCACTCGTGATCCACGTGCACGGCGGCGGGTTCGTCGGCACGGCGGTGCAGAGCGACTGGGTCAACAGCCACCTCGCCGCCCGGTTGCCAGCCGTCGTCGTCTCGGTCGAGCACCGCCTCCTCGACGCGCGCACGCCGCTCGCCGCTGCCGTCGACGACGGCTGGGACGTGCTCCGGCACGTGGTGGGACACGCCGCGGAGTGGGGCGTCGACCCGGCGCGTACCGCCGTCTTCGGCGAGAGCGCCGGCTCGACGATCATCGCGCTGGCCGCGATCCGGGCCAGGGACTGCGGCATGCCCCTCCGGGCGCAGGTGCTGGTCAACCCCTGCGCCGACCTGACGCCGGCGATGTTCGACCACGCCTCGATCACCCGGTACGCCGACAGCCCGACCCTCACCGTGGCGCAGATGGAACTGTTCCAGCGGTTGGCCGTCCCGCCGGGAACGGATCCGCTCGCGTTGTCACCCCTGCACGCTGACGACCTGAGCGGACTGGCCCCTGCGCTCGTGGTGGTCCCGACCCTCGACCCGGTGGCCGATCACGGCCGCCGCTACGCCGAACGGCTGCGGGAGGAGGGGACACCGGCACGGCTCACGGAACACGCCGGGGCGCCGCACGCGTTCCTCAGCATGCCCGGACTGGTCCCGCAGGCGAAGGCGGCGCGGGCGGAGATCGTCGACTTCCTCCGGGGCCGCCTGGTGGCCTGA
- a CDS encoding TetR/AcrR family transcriptional regulator, with translation MARATTSARPPGRPRSSVDTVVFAATLSTVHELGYAHATVDRIAAAAGVAKTTIYRRWPSKGALIADCLVDAFGPAPLEGANRYEILATAIRWAAAKIGEPGVGAAFAGVFSDAVSDPALREVLSVRLQDPYRRALQDALGEPENRVLFFIDVVVGILLHRMGMTGEPMVDEDVDALVEMVCGYFAESGVSGPV, from the coding sequence ATGGCCCGAGCGACCACGTCCGCCCGACCACCCGGTCGCCCGCGCTCCAGCGTCGACACCGTGGTCTTCGCCGCGACCCTCAGCACGGTCCACGAGCTGGGCTACGCCCACGCCACCGTGGATCGCATCGCGGCGGCGGCTGGCGTCGCGAAGACGACGATCTACCGGCGATGGCCCTCGAAGGGTGCATTGATCGCCGACTGCCTCGTCGACGCGTTCGGCCCCGCGCCACTGGAGGGCGCCAACAGGTACGAGATCCTGGCCACCGCAATCCGCTGGGCCGCCGCGAAGATCGGTGAGCCCGGGGTGGGCGCGGCGTTCGCGGGCGTGTTCAGCGACGCCGTCAGCGACCCCGCCCTGCGCGAGGTCCTGTCCGTGCGGCTGCAGGACCCGTACCGGCGCGCGCTGCAGGACGCGCTCGGCGAGCCGGAGAACCGGGTCCTGTTCTTCATCGACGTCGTCGTCGGGATCCTGCTGCACCGGATGGGGATGACCGGCGAGCCGATGGTCGACGAGGACGTCGACGCTCTGGTCGAGATGGTCTGCGGCTACTTCGCCGAATCCGGCGTGAGCGGTCCGGTGTGA
- a CDS encoding TetR/AcrR family transcriptional regulator encodes MAAFQRARSDEQRAERRQSILRTAAGMLDEMPVAAVSLNELSRRVGLAKSAMMRYFESREAVLLDLLSEAAARYRTEIAEAVSGWADPSAPAPIRARQVAAQLATSFAARPMLCELLSAQHAILEHNISVDVATRYKRSSRDGIHWLAEGLRGLLPELDDKQALRASHMVIILVGALWTRSRPAPALLAAFQADPSLAFMHPTFDEAFEAATATFLRGLIAEAADPI; translated from the coding sequence ATGGCAGCCTTCCAGCGTGCGCGGAGCGACGAACAGCGTGCGGAGCGGCGGCAAAGCATCCTCCGGACCGCGGCCGGCATGCTGGACGAGATGCCGGTGGCAGCTGTCAGCCTCAACGAGCTCAGCCGCCGGGTCGGGCTGGCGAAGTCAGCCATGATGCGCTACTTCGAGTCGCGCGAGGCGGTGCTGCTCGACTTGCTCTCGGAAGCAGCCGCCCGTTACCGGACCGAGATCGCCGAGGCGGTCTCCGGGTGGGCCGACCCGTCTGCACCGGCTCCGATCAGGGCGCGCCAGGTCGCGGCACAGCTGGCGACGTCGTTCGCTGCCCGCCCCATGCTGTGCGAACTGCTGAGTGCGCAACACGCGATTCTGGAGCACAACATCTCGGTCGACGTCGCGACCAGGTACAAGAGATCCTCACGCGACGGCATCCACTGGCTCGCCGAGGGGCTCCGCGGCCTACTCCCCGAGCTCGACGACAAGCAGGCGCTCCGCGCGTCACACATGGTCATCATCCTGGTCGGCGCCCTGTGGACCCGCAGCCGTCCCGCCCCGGCGCTGCTCGCCGCTTTCCAGGCCGATCCGAGCCTGGCGTTCATGCACCCGACCTTCGACGAGGCGTTCGAGGCCGCGACCGCCACCTTCCTCAGGGGGCTCATCGCGGAGGCGGCCGACCCGATCTGA
- a CDS encoding oxidoreductase codes for MVQKVALVSGASSGIGESTARCLHEAGFIVYGAARSVDRMAALAAAGLQTVALDVTDESSTEKVVAEILAVHGRLDVLVNNAGYGSYGALEDVPMAEARSQIEVNLFGLAHLTRAVLPAMRARRSGTIVNISSMGGRLATPLGAWYHASKFAVEGLSDALRLELRRFGIDVVVIEPGLIRTEWGSKAARKLRATSSEGPYGDEAEAIAVSLENGARPDAPRTSSPDVVASAVARAATARRPRTRYTVGFGARPLLIVRSVLPDRAFDAFIRRISGLRA; via the coding sequence ATGGTTCAGAAGGTCGCCCTGGTCAGCGGGGCCTCTTCGGGCATCGGGGAGAGCACCGCTCGCTGCCTTCACGAGGCCGGTTTCATCGTCTACGGCGCCGCTCGCAGCGTTGATCGGATGGCGGCGCTGGCCGCCGCCGGCCTGCAGACCGTCGCTCTCGACGTCACCGACGAGTCGTCGACCGAGAAGGTTGTCGCGGAGATACTCGCGGTGCACGGCCGGCTCGACGTCCTGGTGAACAACGCCGGGTACGGCTCGTACGGAGCGCTCGAGGACGTCCCGATGGCCGAGGCCCGGTCCCAGATCGAGGTCAACCTCTTCGGTCTCGCACACCTCACCCGAGCCGTGCTGCCGGCCATGCGGGCTCGGCGCAGCGGCACCATCGTCAACATCAGCTCCATGGGCGGCCGGCTAGCCACCCCACTGGGCGCCTGGTACCACGCCAGCAAATTCGCGGTCGAGGGGCTCAGCGACGCCCTCCGCTTGGAGTTGCGGCGCTTCGGCATCGACGTTGTCGTGATCGAGCCCGGTCTGATCCGCACCGAGTGGGGCAGCAAGGCGGCCCGCAAGCTGCGTGCCACCTCAAGTGAGGGGCCTTACGGCGACGAGGCCGAGGCCATCGCCGTGTCACTGGAGAACGGCGCCCGGCCGGACGCGCCCAGGACCTCGTCCCCCGACGTCGTGGCCAGCGCAGTGGCCCGCGCCGCAACGGCTCGCCGCCCCCGAACCCGTTACACCGTCGGCTTCGGCGCCCGGCCGCTCCTCATCGTGCGCAGTGTGCTTCCGGACCGGGCCTTCGATGCATTCATCAGGCGCATTTCGGGCTTGCGCGCATGA